In Phaeobacter porticola, one DNA window encodes the following:
- a CDS encoding tyrosine recombinase XerC — MTTPATTLISPACRDSLEQWLAGLAALQGAAENTVTAYRGDVVEFLAFMTQHFGGPQGLGALAEISTGDMRAWMAATRATGTGARSLARKLSAVKSFYTWLAERQGFEPTAVLSARSPKFQKKLPRPLAQDAARAVIETVEFQSTTDWVAARDVAVVTLLYGCGLRISEALGLTGADAPLPAVLRITGKGGKERIVPVLPTARAAVDRYLRLCPHPQERDAPLFRGVRGGALNARLIRSAMAQARAQLGLPASATPHALRHSFATHLLEAGGDLRAIQELLGHASLSTTQAYTAVDTAHLMDVYNRAHPKA; from the coding sequence GTGACGACACCAGCCACAACGCTGATCTCCCCGGCCTGCCGGGACTCGCTGGAGCAGTGGCTGGCTGGTCTGGCCGCGCTTCAGGGGGCAGCTGAGAACACCGTCACCGCCTATCGCGGCGATGTGGTGGAGTTTCTCGCATTTATGACCCAGCATTTTGGCGGCCCGCAGGGGCTGGGGGCGCTGGCGGAGATTTCCACCGGTGATATGCGCGCCTGGATGGCGGCCACCCGCGCCACAGGCACCGGGGCGCGGTCATTGGCGCGCAAGCTATCGGCGGTCAAAAGTTTTTATACCTGGCTGGCTGAACGGCAGGGGTTTGAGCCCACGGCCGTCTTGTCGGCGCGCAGTCCCAAGTTTCAGAAAAAACTGCCCCGCCCGCTGGCGCAGGATGCCGCGCGGGCGGTGATCGAGACGGTGGAGTTTCAGTCCACCACCGATTGGGTGGCAGCGCGCGATGTGGCGGTGGTGACTCTGCTCTACGGCTGTGGCTTGCGAATCTCCGAAGCACTGGGGCTGACTGGGGCAGACGCGCCGCTGCCGGCGGTGCTGCGGATCACCGGCAAGGGCGGCAAGGAACGGATCGTGCCGGTGCTGCCCACCGCGCGCGCGGCGGTGGATCGGTATCTGCGGCTCTGCCCGCATCCGCAGGAGCGGGACGCACCGTTGTTTCGCGGTGTCCGTGGCGGGGCGCTGAATGCGCGGCTTATTCGCAGCGCCATGGCACAGGCGCGCGCCCAGCTGGGACTGCCTGCAAGTGCCACACCACATGCGTTGCGCCACAGCTTTGCCACCCATCTGCTGGAAGCAGGCGGCGATCTGCGCGCCATCCAGGAACTACTCGGCCATGCCTCGCTGTCGACAACGCAGGCCTATACGGCAGTGGACACAGCGCATCTGATGGATGTCTACAATCGCGCCCATCCAAAAGCGTAA
- the fsa gene encoding fructose-6-phosphate aldolase — MKFFVDTAEIDAIAELNDLGMVDGVTTNPSLIKKSGRDIIEVTKEICDLVDGPVSAEVTATDAETMIAEGRKLVEIAENIAVKVPLTWDGLKACKTLTDDGHMVNVTLCFSANQALLAAKAGATFISPFIGRLDDINLDGMDLIADIRTIYDNYGFETEILAASIRSANHVLESARIGADVITAPPAVIKGMINHPLTDKGLDAFLADIKAANIKIL; from the coding sequence ATGAAATTTTTTGTAGACACCGCCGAAATCGATGCCATTGCCGAGCTGAACGATCTGGGCATGGTGGATGGTGTGACCACCAACCCGTCGCTGATCAAGAAATCCGGTCGTGATATCATCGAAGTGACCAAAGAAATCTGTGATCTGGTCGATGGTCCGGTCTCTGCCGAGGTGACCGCAACCGACGCCGAGACCATGATCGCCGAAGGCCGCAAGCTGGTTGAGATCGCCGAAAACATCGCCGTCAAAGTGCCGCTGACCTGGGACGGTCTGAAGGCCTGCAAAACCCTGACCGACGATGGCCATATGGTGAATGTGACCCTGTGCTTCTCTGCCAATCAGGCGCTTCTGGCGGCCAAGGCTGGCGCGACCTTCATCTCCCCCTTCATTGGCCGTCTGGACGATATAAACCTGGATGGCATGGATCTGATCGCGGACATCCGCACCATCTATGACAACTACGGGTTTGAGACCGAGATCCTCGCCGCCTCTATCCGCAGCGCCAACCACGTGCTGGAAAGCGCGCGCATCGGTGCTGATGTGATCACCGCGCCGCCCGCCGTGATCAAAGGCATGATCAACCACCCGCTGACCGACAAGGGTCTGGATGCCTTCCTCGCCGACATCAAGGCCGCGAACATCAAGATTCTGTAA
- a CDS encoding MFS transporter, with amino-acid sequence MFKPVPTEAAASLPLWRRPTTLLFVMALTMPIAFNTWSALLNNFVIEAANFDGADIGLLHTVREIPGFLAIGVIAVILFVREQVLGLVSLMMLGVATAVTAWFPSLGGLLTITLLSSIGFHYYETVNQSLQLQWLPKLRAPQILGWLVAAGSAATLVVYSLIALLWEPLGLTYNIVFLLAGGTTTVLAIFCLLAYPQFDAPHPQTKRLILRRRYWLYYALQFMAGARRQIFVVFAGFMMVEKFGFAVHELTSLYLINLMINMIAAPLLGRAVARFGERRTLIFEYTGLALVFAAYGGLYWFSWGVVLAGTLYVVDHILFGLALALKTYFQKIADPSDIAPTAAVAFTINHIAAVVLPVTLGLLWVVSPAAVFALAACMALISLTLSLLIPRHPEPGNETIFSKWQGTAPAE; translated from the coding sequence ATGTTCAAACCTGTCCCCACCGAAGCCGCCGCTTCCCTGCCGCTCTGGCGCCGCCCCACGACGCTGTTGTTTGTGATGGCTCTGACCATGCCCATCGCCTTCAACACCTGGAGCGCGCTGCTGAACAATTTCGTCATTGAGGCTGCAAATTTCGACGGGGCAGACATTGGCCTGCTGCATACGGTGCGCGAGATTCCGGGATTTCTGGCCATTGGTGTGATTGCGGTGATCCTGTTTGTGCGCGAACAGGTGCTGGGGCTGGTCTCCTTGATGATGCTGGGCGTGGCCACGGCCGTCACCGCCTGGTTCCCCAGCCTTGGCGGGCTGCTCACGATCACGCTGCTCAGCTCCATCGGGTTTCATTACTATGAGACGGTCAACCAATCGCTGCAATTGCAATGGCTGCCAAAGCTGCGCGCGCCGCAGATCCTGGGCTGGCTGGTGGCGGCGGGATCGGCGGCAACGCTGGTGGTCTACAGCCTGATCGCGCTGCTGTGGGAACCGCTGGGCCTCACCTATAATATTGTCTTCCTGCTGGCAGGGGGCACCACCACGGTTCTGGCGATCTTCTGCCTGCTGGCCTATCCGCAATTCGATGCCCCGCATCCACAGACCAAACGCCTGATCCTGCGCCGCCGCTATTGGCTCTATTATGCGTTGCAGTTCATGGCCGGTGCGCGGCGGCAGATCTTCGTGGTCTTTGCAGGCTTCATGATGGTGGAGAAATTCGGCTTTGCGGTGCATGAGCTGACCAGTCTTTATCTGATCAACCTGATGATCAACATGATCGCCGCACCGCTGCTTGGGCGTGCTGTGGCCCGCTTTGGTGAACGCCGGACGCTAATCTTTGAATACACCGGGCTTGCGCTGGTCTTTGCTGCTTACGGCGGGCTCTATTGGTTCAGCTGGGGCGTGGTGCTGGCAGGCACGCTCTATGTGGTGGATCATATCCTGTTCGGTCTGGCACTGGCGCTGAAAACCTATTTCCAGAAAATCGCCGACCCGTCGGACATTGCGCCGACAGCTGCCGTGGCCTTCACCATCAATCATATTGCCGCCGTGGTGCTGCCGGTGACGCTGGGCTTGCTGTGGGTGGTTTCTCCGGCTGCGGTCTTTGCACTGGCGGCCTGTATGGCGCTGATCTCGCTGACGTTGTCATTGTTGATCCCGCGCCACCCCGAACCGGGCAATGAGACCATATTTTCGAAATGGCAGGGCACCGCCCCGGCAGAATAA
- a CDS encoding YeeE/YedE family protein: protein MPELVEIMDWAGEPATAALLGLLTGGIFGVAAQRSRFCLRAATVEFARGHLGNRVAVWLLTFSTALVWVQAGRLLGWIDTDEARMMAVPGSWSGAIIGGLIFGVGMVLARGCSGRLLVLAATGNLRSVVSGLIFAVVAQMSLAGYLAPLRDYLAGLWITPGGRNLDLLTALSLPDWSGLALGLGMAALALGVALHNRIGAARLIFASGVGFAVALGWALTSALAQVAFDPVQIESVTFTGPSARMLMFFLDRASVLEFDIGLVAGVFGGAMLAAALAGKMRIQAFDGAATMRKAMIGAALMGFGGMLAGGCAIGAGVTGGSIFAGTAWLALFSMWVGAVLTDLLVDQRGVTAPA, encoded by the coding sequence ATGCCGGAACTGGTTGAGATCATGGACTGGGCAGGCGAGCCGGCGACAGCGGCGTTGCTAGGCCTGCTGACCGGGGGGATCTTTGGTGTCGCGGCGCAGCGGTCGCGGTTTTGCCTGCGGGCGGCAACCGTGGAATTTGCCCGTGGCCATCTGGGAAACCGGGTGGCGGTCTGGCTTCTGACCTTTTCCACCGCGCTGGTCTGGGTGCAGGCCGGGCGGCTGCTGGGCTGGATTGACACCGATGAGGCGCGGATGATGGCGGTGCCCGGCAGTTGGTCGGGGGCCATCATCGGCGGGCTGATCTTTGGCGTTGGTATGGTGCTGGCGCGGGGCTGTTCGGGGCGGCTTTTGGTGCTGGCGGCGACCGGCAATCTGCGCAGCGTGGTCTCCGGGCTGATTTTTGCGGTGGTCGCACAAATGAGCCTCGCCGGGTATCTGGCACCGCTGCGCGATTATCTGGCCGGTCTCTGGATCACCCCCGGCGGGCGCAATCTGGATCTGCTGACAGCGCTGAGCCTGCCGGATTGGTCCGGGTTGGCGTTGGGGCTGGGCATGGCCGCTCTCGCGCTTGGGGTCGCGTTGCACAACCGCATCGGGGCGGCGCGGCTGATCTTTGCCTCTGGTGTCGGCTTTGCGGTGGCGCTTGGCTGGGCGCTGACATCGGCGCTGGCACAGGTGGCCTTTGATCCGGTGCAGATCGAAAGCGTGACCTTTACTGGCCCTTCGGCGCGTATGTTGATGTTCTTTCTGGATCGCGCCTCGGTGCTGGAATTTGATATCGGGCTGGTGGCCGGGGTGTTTGGTGGCGCGATGCTGGCGGCGGCTTTGGCGGGCAAGATGCGCATTCAGGCCTTCGATGGGGCGGCAACCATGCGCAAGGCAATGATCGGCGCGGCGCTGATGGGATTTGGCGGGATGCTGGCCGGCGGCTGTGCCATCGGGGCTGGCGTTACCGGGGGATCAATCTTCGCGGGCACCGCCTGGCTGGCGCTGTTTTCGATGTGGGTCGGGGCGGTGCTGACAGATCTGCTGGTGGACCAGCGCGGCGTGACGGCACCCGCTTAG
- the ileS gene encoding isoleucine--tRNA ligase, protein MCADTPQTPEYKDTLNLPKTDFPMRAGLPKREPGWLERWAQIGVYDKLREKAAAAKGTDVERKPFTLHDGPPYANGHLHIGHALNKTIKDMIVRSHQMMGFDARYVPGWDCHGLPIEWKIEEQYRKKGKNKDEVPVVDFRQECRAFADEWVGIQREEFKRLGITGNWDDPYLTMNYHAEAVIAGEFQKFLMNGTLYQGSKPVMWSPVEKTALAEAEIEYHDHKSHTIWVPFGFAGATGDLAEARVVIWTTTPWTIPSNKAVAFNPKVAYGLYRVDATQEESWTKPGELYLFADALAADALEKSRVTEFTKVRDVEASELDGLTLNHPFKGIEGANGFWDYDVPMIDGDHVTDDAGTGFVHTAPSHGADDYECFVARNWIDRMTHNVGEESEFLPHVPFFAGLQVFDKKGKEGKANTAVIAKLVEAGGIIARGRVTHSYPHSWRSKAPIVFRNTPQWFASVDRELDDGMGEMGDTIRTRALNSIDQLVQWTPQTGRNRLYSMIESRPDWVLSRQRAWGVPLTCFTKKGVLPTDPDFLLRNEELNTRIVAAFEEHGADVWYTDGFKDKMLDGIVPPDDYDQVFDVLDVWFDSGSTHAFVLRDREDGTEDGIADVYMEGTDQHRGWFHSSLLQACGTKGRAPYRNVVTHGFTLDEKGNKMSKSLGNTIVPEKIVQQYGADILRLWVAQTDYTADQRIGPEILKGVADGYRRLRNTMRYMLGSLADFSEDQRVDPADMPELEQWVLHRLAELDHKVRTGYQAYDFQGVFSAVFNFATVDLSAFYFDVRKDALYCDGDTLNARAARTVLDILFHRLTTWLAPILVFTMEEVWLERFPGEDSSLHLQDIPATPADWLNEPLAAKWAKVRQARRVVTAALEVQRVDKVIGASLEAAPVVHVRDPEVLEALKSVNFADVCITSDIALSGDPAPAEAFRMPEVDGVSVVFEKADGDKCQRCWKILPDVGNHSHAGVCGRCDTALS, encoded by the coding sequence ATGTGTGCCGACACGCCTCAGACGCCTGAGTACAAAGACACCCTCAATCTGCCCAAAACCGATTTCCCGATGCGCGCGGGCCTTCCCAAGCGGGAGCCGGGCTGGCTGGAGCGTTGGGCCCAGATTGGCGTCTATGACAAACTCCGCGAAAAGGCCGCCGCCGCCAAGGGCACCGATGTGGAACGCAAGCCCTTCACCCTGCACGATGGCCCCCCTTACGCCAACGGTCACCTGCACATCGGCCACGCGCTGAACAAGACGATCAAGGACATGATCGTGCGCTCGCACCAGATGATGGGCTTTGATGCGCGCTACGTGCCGGGCTGGGATTGCCACGGCCTGCCGATCGAATGGAAGATCGAAGAGCAGTACCGCAAGAAGGGCAAGAACAAGGACGAAGTGCCGGTTGTTGACTTCCGTCAGGAATGCCGGGCCTTTGCCGATGAATGGGTTGGCATCCAGCGCGAAGAATTCAAGCGTCTGGGCATCACCGGCAATTGGGATGATCCGTACCTCACCATGAACTACCACGCCGAGGCGGTGATCGCGGGGGAGTTCCAGAAATTCCTGATGAACGGCACGCTCTATCAGGGCTCCAAGCCCGTGATGTGGTCGCCGGTAGAGAAAACCGCCCTGGCCGAGGCCGAGATCGAATATCACGACCACAAGTCCCACACCATCTGGGTGCCTTTTGGCTTTGCTGGTGCAACCGGTGATCTGGCCGAAGCCCGCGTTGTGATCTGGACCACCACCCCCTGGACCATCCCCTCGAACAAGGCCGTCGCCTTCAACCCGAAGGTCGCCTATGGCCTCTACCGCGTCGACGCCACGCAGGAAGAGAGCTGGACCAAACCGGGTGAGCTGTATCTCTTTGCCGATGCGCTGGCCGCAGACGCGCTGGAGAAATCCCGCGTGACCGAATTCACCAAAGTCCGCGATGTGGAGGCCTCTGAACTCGATGGCTTGACCCTGAACCATCCGTTCAAGGGCATCGAGGGCGCGAACGGCTTCTGGGATTACGACGTACCGATGATCGACGGCGACCACGTCACCGATGATGCGGGCACCGGTTTCGTGCACACCGCGCCCAGCCATGGTGCGGATGACTACGAGTGTTTCGTGGCGCGCAACTGGATCGACCGGATGACCCATAACGTGGGCGAAGAATCCGAGTTCCTGCCGCATGTGCCGTTCTTTGCGGGCCTTCAGGTCTTTGACAAGAAGGGCAAGGAAGGCAAAGCCAACACCGCTGTGATCGCCAAGCTGGTCGAGGCCGGTGGCATCATCGCCCGGGGCCGCGTCACCCATAGCTACCCGCATTCCTGGCGCTCCAAGGCGCCAATTGTGTTCCGCAACACGCCGCAGTGGTTTGCCTCCGTCGACCGCGAGCTGGACGACGGCATGGGCGAGATGGGCGACACCATCCGCACCCGCGCGCTCAATTCCATCGACCAGCTGGTGCAGTGGACCCCGCAGACCGGTCGGAACCGTCTCTATTCCATGATCGAAAGCCGCCCGGATTGGGTGCTGTCGCGTCAGCGTGCCTGGGGCGTGCCGCTCACCTGCTTCACCAAGAAGGGCGTGCTGCCGACTGATCCCGATTTCCTGTTGCGCAACGAGGAACTGAACACCCGCATCGTGGCCGCGTTCGAGGAACATGGCGCCGATGTCTGGTACACCGATGGCTTCAAGGACAAGATGCTCGACGGCATCGTGCCCCCCGACGACTACGATCAGGTGTTTGATGTGCTGGACGTGTGGTTCGACAGTGGCTCCACCCACGCTTTTGTGTTGCGCGACCGCGAAGACGGCACCGAGGATGGCATCGCCGATGTCTACATGGAAGGCACCGACCAGCACCGTGGTTGGTTCCACTCTTCCCTTTTGCAGGCCTGTGGCACCAAAGGCCGCGCGCCCTATCGCAACGTGGTCACCCATGGCTTCACGCTGGACGAGAAGGGCAACAAGATGTCCAAATCGCTCGGCAACACCATCGTGCCCGAGAAAATCGTCCAGCAGTATGGCGCCGATATCCTGCGTCTCTGGGTGGCCCAGACCGACTACACCGCCGACCAGCGCATCGGGCCGGAGATCCTGAAAGGCGTCGCCGATGGCTATCGCCGCCTGCGCAATACCATGCGCTACATGCTCGGCAGCCTTGCGGATTTCTCCGAGGATCAGCGCGTGGATCCGGCGGATATGCCGGAGTTGGAACAATGGGTTCTGCATCGTCTGGCCGAGCTGGATCATAAGGTCCGCACCGGCTATCAGGCCTATGATTTTCAGGGCGTGTTCTCTGCGGTGTTCAACTTTGCCACGGTGGATCTGTCGGCTTTCTACTTCGATGTCCGCAAGGATGCGCTTTATTGCGATGGTGACACACTGAACGCGCGTGCGGCCCGTACCGTGCTGGATATCCTGTTCCACCGCCTGACAACCTGGCTGGCGCCGATCCTGGTCTTCACCATGGAAGAGGTCTGGCTGGAACGCTTCCCCGGTGAAGACAGCTCACTGCATTTGCAGGACATTCCCGCGACCCCGGCGGATTGGCTGAATGAGCCGCTGGCCGCGAAATGGGCCAAGGTCCGTCAGGCCCGCCGCGTCGTCACCGCCGCCCTTGAGGTGCAGCGCGTGGACAAGGTGATCGGTGCCTCGCTGGAGGCCGCGCCGGTGGTGCATGTGCGCGATCCGGAGGTGCTGGAGGCGCTGAAATCGGTGAATTTTGCTGATGTCTGCATCACCTCCGATATCGCCCTCAGCGGCGATCCTGCCCCGGCGGAAGCCTTCCGCATGCCCGAGGTCGATGGCGTGTCGGTGGTGTTTGAGAAGGCCGATGGCGACAAATGCCAGCGCTGCTGGAAAATCCTGCCCGATGTGGGCAACCACAGCCACGCGGGCGTCTGCGGGCGCTGCGATACGGCGCTGAGCTAA
- a CDS encoding primosomal protein N' yields the protein MQEQAFFNEGERVGVLTTQPLDRVLDYRAPEGGCHLGAYVEVPLGPRRVLGVIWGPGAGDFDSAKLRPVNRVLDVAPMRDEMRQFLSKSADYTLTPLPAMLRLATRAPGLSDPVSMRKVLRLGSGLPDRMTDARTRVLAAVEEFGGLAFTAKELADLAGVTSSVVKGLVKQGALREEEAPRDLPYPRLDPDLPGKTLTEDQAAAANTLGEAVAGGRYGTTLLKGVTGSGKTEVYLEAVAATLRAGRQALVLLPEIALTAEFLKRVEQRFGATPAEWHSGATMTERRRVWRMVGQGKAQLVIGARSALFLPYQNLGLIIVDEEHDTSYKQDEGVCYNARDMAVLRAAMCSAQVVLASATPSLETWANAEAGKYKRLNLAARFGSAVLPEMRAIDMRAEKLPASTWISPTLKQAMTARIERGEQSLLFLNRRGFAPVTICRACGGHVTCDHCDSRMVEHRFMKRLMCHQCGETKPVPDACPTCQVEGKMAPVGPGIERLGEETAALFPEARIAVLSSDLFASARALKQRIEEIAAGEADIILGTQLVAKGHNFPLLTLVGVIDADLGLQGSDLRAAERTFQLMRQVAGRAGRADKPGEALMQTFQPEHPVIRAILSGDEEAFWRAEAAERQAAGVPPYGRMAGIVLSGPELPAVMDLGMALARNDGPLRQIGAQVFGPAPAPIARIRGRHRVRLLIKASKGTPLQDAIARWIKPARLKGDLRLSVDIDPQNFF from the coding sequence GTGCAGGAGCAGGCATTTTTCAACGAAGGCGAACGGGTTGGCGTGCTGACAACACAGCCGCTGGACCGCGTTCTGGACTACCGCGCCCCCGAAGGCGGCTGTCATCTGGGTGCCTATGTCGAGGTGCCGCTGGGCCCGCGCCGTGTCCTCGGGGTGATCTGGGGGCCGGGGGCGGGTGACTTCGATTCGGCCAAACTGCGCCCGGTGAATCGGGTGCTGGATGTGGCCCCGATGCGCGATGAGATGCGCCAGTTCCTGAGCAAATCTGCCGACTACACGCTGACCCCTCTGCCGGCGATGCTGCGGCTGGCCACCCGCGCGCCGGGCCTGTCGGATCCCGTCTCCATGCGCAAGGTGCTGCGGCTGGGCAGTGGGCTGCCAGATCGCATGACCGATGCCCGCACCCGTGTCCTTGCCGCAGTGGAGGAATTCGGCGGCCTGGCCTTCACCGCCAAGGAACTGGCCGATCTGGCAGGCGTTACCTCTTCGGTGGTCAAAGGACTGGTGAAACAAGGCGCCCTGCGCGAGGAAGAAGCCCCCCGTGATCTGCCCTATCCCCGACTGGACCCGGATCTCCCCGGCAAGACCCTGACCGAGGATCAGGCCGCCGCGGCCAACACTCTGGGCGAGGCGGTTGCCGGTGGCCGCTATGGCACCACCCTCCTGAAAGGCGTGACGGGTTCGGGCAAGACCGAGGTCTATCTGGAGGCGGTCGCCGCCACCTTGCGTGCAGGGCGTCAGGCGCTGGTGCTGTTGCCGGAAATCGCGCTCACGGCAGAATTTCTGAAACGGGTCGAACAGCGCTTTGGTGCGACGCCCGCGGAATGGCACTCCGGCGCGACCATGACCGAACGCCGCCGGGTCTGGCGCATGGTCGGGCAAGGCAAGGCGCAGCTGGTGATCGGCGCGCGCTCGGCCCTGTTCCTGCCCTATCAGAATCTCGGCCTCATCATCGTGGATGAGGAACATGACACCTCCTACAAACAGGACGAAGGCGTCTGTTATAATGCCCGCGATATGGCGGTGCTGCGCGCAGCGATGTGTTCGGCGCAGGTGGTGTTGGCCTCAGCAACGCCCAGCTTGGAAACCTGGGCCAATGCTGAGGCGGGCAAATACAAACGGCTCAATCTCGCAGCACGATTTGGGTCGGCCGTTCTGCCAGAGATGCGCGCGATTGATATGCGTGCGGAAAAACTTCCCGCGTCGACCTGGATCTCGCCAACACTGAAGCAGGCGATGACTGCGCGGATCGAACGGGGTGAACAATCGCTGCTGTTTCTCAATCGCCGGGGCTTTGCGCCCGTCACCATCTGCCGCGCCTGCGGCGGCCATGTGACCTGCGACCACTGCGATTCCCGCATGGTCGAACACCGCTTCATGAAACGGCTGATGTGCCACCAATGCGGCGAGACCAAACCGGTACCGGACGCCTGCCCGACCTGTCAGGTCGAGGGCAAGATGGCCCCCGTCGGTCCCGGCATCGAACGGCTGGGTGAGGAAACTGCCGCGCTGTTCCCAGAGGCCCGAATTGCGGTGCTGTCGTCTGACCTCTTTGCCTCAGCCCGCGCCCTGAAACAACGGATCGAGGAGATCGCCGCAGGCGAGGCTGACATTATCCTTGGCACCCAGCTGGTGGCCAAGGGGCATAACTTCCCCCTGCTCACACTGGTTGGTGTGATCGACGCGGATCTTGGCCTGCAAGGGTCCGACCTGCGCGCGGCAGAGCGCACCTTTCAGCTGATGCGGCAGGTCGCAGGGCGGGCCGGGCGGGCCGATAAACCGGGCGAGGCGCTGATGCAGACCTTCCAGCCGGAACACCCGGTCATTCGCGCAATTCTGTCGGGGGATGAGGAAGCCTTCTGGCGCGCTGAAGCCGCCGAACGCCAGGCCGCAGGCGTGCCGCCTTATGGGCGCATGGCAGGTATCGTGCTGTCCGGGCCGGAGCTGCCTGCGGTTATGGATCTGGGGATGGCCCTTGCGCGCAACGATGGGCCGTTGCGCCAGATCGGCGCGCAGGTCTTTGGCCCGGCCCCGGCGCCAATTGCCCGCATCCGCGGTCGCCACCGGGTGCGACTGTTGATCAAGGCCAGTAAGGGCACACCCCTGCAAGACGCCATTGCCCGCTGGATCAAACCGGCGCGTCTCAAGGGGGATCTGCGTCTGTCGGTCGATATTGATCCGCAGAATTTCTTCTGA
- a CDS encoding DUF484 family protein: MSTTAELEDNLRQAILAKPDALLEDQSVMSALVSANERAMGSNIVDLRGIAMERMEARLDRLEDTHRSVIAAAYENLAGTNQIHRAVLRLLDPMDFESYLGNLGGELAEILRVDAVTLVLESAQPEQDAAVQRMDQVLKVVEPGFVEQYINSQRSGPDRQVTLRQMQSGNARTHGAKADFIRSEACLKLELGEGRLPGLLVLGSEDPHQFTPQHGTDLLAFFAGVFERSMRHWLS, encoded by the coding sequence ATGAGCACGACGGCAGAACTGGAAGACAATTTGCGCCAGGCGATCCTGGCCAAACCCGACGCCCTATTGGAAGATCAAAGCGTGATGAGCGCGCTGGTTAGCGCCAATGAGCGCGCGATGGGGTCCAATATTGTGGACCTGCGCGGCATCGCGATGGAGCGGATGGAGGCCCGGCTGGACCGGCTGGAGGACACCCATCGCTCTGTAATTGCCGCAGCTTATGAAAATCTTGCCGGGACCAATCAGATCCACCGTGCTGTGTTGCGGCTGCTGGATCCGATGGATTTTGAGAGCTATCTCGGCAACCTCGGTGGTGAGCTGGCGGAGATCTTGCGGGTGGATGCGGTGACGCTGGTGCTGGAATCGGCGCAGCCCGAACAGGATGCTGCCGTGCAGCGCATGGATCAGGTGCTAAAGGTGGTCGAGCCGGGCTTTGTGGAGCAATATATCAATTCACAGCGCAGTGGCCCCGATCGTCAGGTCACCCTGCGCCAGATGCAGTCTGGCAATGCCCGCACCCATGGGGCTAAGGCTGATTTCATCCGGTCCGAGGCCTGTCTGAAACTGGAACTGGGCGAAGGCCGCCTGCCCGGTCTGCTGGTTCTGGGGTCCGAGGACCCGCATCAGTTCACCCCGCAGCATGGCACCGATCTGCTGGCGTTTTTTGCCGGCGTCTTTGAGCGGTCGATGCGCCACTGGTTGTCGTGA
- a CDS encoding CDP-alcohol phosphatidyltransferase family protein, whose translation MTPQFRALSVHLLTATGAVFAILAMLAAADAKWSLMFVWLVVAFAVDGVDGPLARHYEVKRYAPEFDGVLLDLIIDYLTYVFIPAFALFKSGLMAGWTGWVALIVITFASALYFADTRMKTKDNSFSGFPGCWNMLVLVIFALEPSHWTSLVLVTLLSVAMFLPLKFIHPVRTERWRKLSLPMALAWTFFAGWAAWVDFHPESWAHWGLVLTSIYLIFVGIAQQIVPERQS comes from the coding sequence ATGACCCCTCAGTTTCGCGCCCTCTCCGTTCATTTGCTGACCGCCACCGGTGCAGTGTTTGCAATTCTGGCCATGCTGGCCGCCGCTGATGCCAAATGGAGCCTGATGTTTGTCTGGCTTGTTGTGGCCTTTGCCGTGGACGGAGTCGATGGCCCGCTGGCGCGTCACTATGAGGTGAAACGCTACGCGCCGGAATTTGATGGCGTGTTGCTGGACCTGATCATTGATTACCTCACCTATGTGTTCATTCCGGCCTTTGCGTTGTTCAAATCCGGGTTGATGGCGGGCTGGACTGGCTGGGTGGCGCTGATCGTGATCACCTTTGCCAGCGCGTTGTATTTCGCCGACACCCGGATGAAAACCAAGGACAATTCTTTCTCTGGCTTCCCCGGCTGCTGGAACATGCTGGTGCTGGTCATCTTTGCGCTGGAGCCGAGCCATTGGACCAGCCTGGTGCTGGTGACGCTGCTGTCTGTCGCCATGTTCCTGCCGCTGAAGTTCATCCACCCCGTGCGCACCGAGCGCTGGCGCAAACTGTCGTTGCCGATGGCGCTGGCCTGGACCTTCTTTGCCGGATGGGCAGCCTGGGTGGATTTTCATCCCGAGAGCTGGGCACATTGGGGGCTGGTTCTGACCTCTATCTATTTGATCTTTGTCGGCATCGCCCAGCAGATCGTTCCAGAACGCCAAAGCTGA
- a CDS encoding methylated-DNA--[protein]-cysteine S-methyltransferase, with translation MAEASLETPVGTLCVGEQDGAIVRLTWQAAPTGASGSALTAEALAQLRAYFAHELTAFDLPLAVAGSDFQRAVCAAMSAIPLGETRTYGDIAKELGAAAQPVGNACGANPIPVIIPCHRVLGASGLGGFSGAGGVETKVALLRHEGAAGLLI, from the coding sequence ATGGCAGAGGCCAGTCTTGAAACACCTGTCGGCACGCTGTGCGTGGGGGAGCAGGATGGCGCCATTGTTCGCCTGACGTGGCAGGCCGCGCCGACCGGCGCATCGGGCTCGGCCCTGACGGCTGAGGCTCTGGCCCAGTTGCGCGCCTATTTCGCCCATGAGCTGACCGCTTTCGACCTGCCGCTGGCGGTCGCGGGCAGCGATTTTCAGCGCGCGGTCTGCGCCGCCATGTCGGCAATCCCGCTTGGCGAAACCCGCACCTATGGCGACATCGCAAAGGAGCTCGGCGCAGCAGCCCAGCCCGTTGGCAACGCCTGTGGCGCCAATCCGATCCCGGTGATCATCCCCTGCCACCGGGTGCTTGGCGCCTCAGGTCTCGGGGGATTTTCCGGCGCGGGCGGGGTTGAGACAAAGGTGGCGTTGCTGCGCCACGAAGGGGCGGCAGGGTTGTTGATCTGA